The proteins below are encoded in one region of Telopea speciosissima isolate NSW1024214 ecotype Mountain lineage chromosome 10, Tspe_v1, whole genome shotgun sequence:
- the LOC122643246 gene encoding uncharacterized protein LOC122643246, with protein MIPKSRLLPLFLLSLFSLFLYSYYHSSLHLFAPETVDSIVNPTNSPSSYSNHPGNPILVPPNFTFIIKVLAFDRFDSLSRCLRSLANADYGHDKVHLHVFIDHFKEVDLRNGSEVLSKKLEESSRILDFVDGFSWRFGEKFVHYRTGNVGLQAQWLEAWWPSSDDEFAFVVEDDLEVSPLYYEFLKALISNYYYNSSNFSPSIYGASLQRPRFVAGKHGNKLQLGSGTRLFLYQLVGTWGQLLFPKPWKEFRLWYDEHKAKNIKPVLEGMVTTGWYKKMGERIWTPWFIKFIHSRSYFNIYTNFLRERALSVSHRDAGVNYGKTAGPDSYLLDESSLDFNLLEMLPLSNLKWYDFCFREVIPERAVRSFDELNPLLKSVQKDNTIILLSTFGASQTVMRNMLCLFERLDVRNYILLGPESDFLLDLARRGHPVVNVQQLLNGVGGYKLMGSQGSNAKLIREILSVGFVIKKCLDSHYSSWVIVGNMVPISVDAFSIANEPSYDFFSARDSGLLFVRSSAAASNIWIDDFIYRVAEAAKASMEDNSLSSEHRHFVYFASESLQTNGVRIKKINELSFGVKIFSNYTSHTSLGDDKKIIFWPYGRELDYLQKALQSSGMWVVDGDSSCVAVVCHHS; from the exons ATGATTCCCAAGAGCAGATtacttcctctttttcttctttctctcttttctctttttctctactCCTACTACCactcttctctccatctcttcgcACCTGAAACCGTGGACTCCATCGTTAACCCAACTAACTCCCCTTCTTCTTACTCCAATCACCccggaaaccctattttagttCCTCCTAATTTCACTTTCATCATCAAAGTTCTTGCTTTTGATCGCTTTGATTCACTCTCTCGGTGCCTACGGTCACTTGCAAATGCTGATTATGGCCATGATAAGGTCCATCTTCATGTGTTCATTGATCATTTTAAGGAAGTTGATTTGAGAAATGGGTCTGAGGTTTTGAGTAAAAAGCTTGAGGAATCGAGTCGAATTTTGGATTTTGTTGATGGTTTTTCGTGGAGGTTTGGGGAGAAGTTTGTGCATTATAGGACGGGGAATGTTGGTTTACAGGCGCAGTGGTTGGAGGCTTGGTGGCCCAGTTCAGATGATGAGTTTGCTTTTGTTGTGGAAGATGATTTGGAGGTTTCTCCTCTTTATTATGAGTTCCTCAAGGCGTTAATTTCCAACTATTACTATAATTCTTCAAATTTCAGTCCATCGATTTATGGTGCGTCATTGCAAAGACCGAGGTTTGTTGCAG GTAAACATGGGAACAAATTGCAGTTGGGTAGTGGAACTCGACTTTTTTTGTACCAGCTGGTTGGCACCTGGGGTCAACTTCTCTTTCCGAAACCCTGGAAAGAGTTCCGTCTGTGGTATGATGAACACAAGGCCAAGAACATCAAGCCAGTTCTGGAGGGGATG GTGACTACTGGATGGTAtaaaaagatgggagaaagaatTTGGACTCCTTGGTTCATCAAATTCATTCACTCTCGTTCCTACTTCAATATCTATACAAACTTTCTACGTGAGAGAGCTCTCAGTGTCTCCCATAGAGATGCTGGTGTTAACTATGGGAAAACAGCTGGCCCAGATTCTTATTTACTTGATGAAAGTTCCCTTGATTTCAATCTTCTAGAAATGCTGCCCTTGAGTAATCTAAAATGGTATGATTTCTGCTTCAGAGAAGTGATTCCGGAGAGGGCTGTAAGGAGCTTCGATGAACTCAATCCCCTCCTTAAAAGTGTGCAGAAAGATAATACTATTATACTCCTAAGCACATTTGGAGCATCTCAGACCGTCATGAGGAACATGCTGTGCCTTTTTGAGAGGCTGGATGTACGGAACTATATCTTGTTGGGCCCTGAGTCTGATTTCTTATTGGATCTTGCTAGGAGGGGACATCCTGTGGTTAATGTACAGCAATTACTCAATGGTGTTGGTGGCTATAAATTGATGGGCAGTCAGGGGTCCAATGCAAAACTGATTAGGGAAATCCTGTCTGTGGGTTTTGTGATTAAGAAGTGCTTAGATTCTCATTATAGTTCTTGGGTCATTGTTGGAAATATGGTTCCTATCAGCGTTGATGCATTCTCTATTGCCAATGAGCCCTCGTATGATTTCTTCTCTGCAAGGGATTCAGGACTGTTGTTTGTTAGGAGCTCAGCAGCAGCTTCAAATATTTGGATTGATGATTTTATTTACAGAGTTGCAGAGGCAGCAAAGGCTTCAATGGAAGATAATTCACTTTCTAGTGAACACAGGCACTTTGTGTATTTTGCATCAGAATCCCTGCAAACAAATGGTGTCAGGAttaagaaaattaatgaattgAGTTTTGGAGTAAAGATTTTTAGTAATTACACCAGTCATACTTCTCTTGGAGATGATAAGAAGATTATCTTTTGGCCTTATGGGAGAGAATTGGATTATCTTCAGAAGGCTCTTCAAAGTTCGGGTATGTGGGTAGTGGATGGTGACTCTTCTTGTGTTGCTGTAGTGTGCCACCACTCATAG